The proteins below come from a single Dermatophilaceae bacterium Soc4.6 genomic window:
- a CDS encoding 2-oxoacid:ferredoxin oxidoreductase subunit beta has product MTTTHPAPPVSLGMPGHGLAGVPTLPEGSAPQSRKDFTSDQEVRWCPGCGDYAILAAVQGFLPELGLRRENVVFVSGIGCSSRFPYYLDTYGLHSIHGRAPAIATGLATSRRDLSVFVVTGDGDALSIGGNHLIHALRRNVNLTILLFNNEIYGLTKGQYSPTSPVGAITKSTPAGSVDAPFNPVSLALGAEATFVARTMDSDRAHLTEVLRAATAHRGTSLVEIYQNCPIFNDGVFAVLKDRTQAAARILPLRHGKEIATGDADSGTVVVRADGGGLEVVDRAVADPARIVRHDAHAADPSQAFAISRLIDPTLAHVPMGIFRDVDRPTYDDLVRDQVDAAVMGLHGADDDGIAVAATDSDLDELLTGRDSWVVGG; this is encoded by the coding sequence ATGACCACCACCCACCCCGCTCCCCCCGTCTCCCTCGGTATGCCGGGGCACGGCCTGGCCGGCGTCCCGACCCTGCCCGAGGGCTCGGCACCGCAGTCCCGCAAGGACTTCACCTCGGACCAGGAGGTGCGGTGGTGCCCGGGGTGCGGCGACTACGCCATCCTCGCCGCGGTGCAGGGCTTCCTGCCCGAGCTGGGTCTGCGCCGCGAGAACGTCGTCTTCGTCTCGGGGATCGGCTGCTCGTCGCGCTTCCCCTACTACCTCGACACCTACGGCCTGCACTCGATCCACGGGCGTGCTCCGGCCATCGCCACGGGGCTTGCCACGTCGCGCCGTGACCTGTCGGTCTTCGTCGTCACCGGCGACGGCGACGCCCTGTCGATCGGTGGCAACCACCTGATCCACGCGCTGCGGCGCAACGTCAACCTCACGATCCTGTTGTTCAACAACGAGATCTACGGCCTGACCAAGGGTCAGTACTCCCCGACCTCACCAGTCGGCGCCATCACCAAGTCGACCCCGGCCGGCTCGGTCGACGCTCCCTTCAACCCGGTCAGCCTCGCCCTCGGCGCGGAGGCGACCTTCGTGGCCCGCACCATGGACTCCGACCGTGCGCACCTGACCGAGGTGCTGCGCGCGGCCACCGCCCACCGGGGCACGTCGCTCGTCGAGATCTACCAGAACTGCCCGATCTTCAACGACGGCGTCTTCGCGGTGCTCAAGGACCGCACTCAGGCCGCGGCACGGATCCTGCCGCTGCGCCACGGCAAGGAGATCGCGACCGGCGACGCCGACAGCGGCACCGTCGTCGTGCGCGCCGACGGCGGAGGGCTCGAGGTCGTCGACCGTGCGGTCGCCGACCCCGCCCGCATCGTGCGCCACGACGCCCACGCGGCAGACCCGTCGCAGGCCTTCGCCATCTCGCGGCTCATCGACCCGACCCTGGCTCACGTGCCCATGGGCATCTTCCGCGACGTCGACCGTCCGACCTACGACGACCTCGTGCGCGACCAGGTCGACGCCGCCGTCATGGGGCTGCACGGAGCCGACGACGACGGCATCGCCGTCGCCGCCACCGATTCCGACCTCGACGAGCTGCTCACCGGGCGCGACTCCTGGGTCGTCGGCGGGTGA
- a CDS encoding 2-oxoacid:acceptor oxidoreductase subunit alpha, with protein MTATTQRLARVVIRFAGDSGDGMQLTGDRFTNDSAVLGNDLSTLPNFPAEIRAPQGTLPGVSSFQLHFADHDVLTPGDEPDVLVAMNPAALKANLPDLPRGATVIVDTDEFSRRNLAKVGYATSPLDDGTLEAYAVHRVPLTSMTVAALAGSDLTRKDKERAKNMFALGLLSWLYTRPSEPTEHFLTAKFGNKPDLLSANLTALRAGVNYGETTEEFAVRYEVGAATMPAGRYRNITGNLALAYGLATAAHKAQLPLVLGSYPITPASDILHTLSGLKRFGVTTIQAEDEIAGVGIALGAAFGGAIGVTTTSGPGLALKAETIGLAVSLELPLVVVDVQRGGPSTGLPTKTEQADLLQALYGRNGESPVAVIAPQSPSDCFDAAREAVRTATTYRTPVILLSDGYLANGSEPWRLPAVADLPDPPVRHTTEPNAVDAEGNPIFHPYLRDPETLARPWAVPGAPGLEHRIGGIEKADVTGDISYDPANHDRMVRLRQAKIDGITVPDLEVDDPTGDARVLVIGWGSTYGPIAAAVRALRTDGHTVARTHLRHLAPFPSNLGRVLHAYDRVVLPEMNLGQLALLLRGRYLVDIHSHTAVRGLPFTSAELVEVLRPFLRDTHTPGTEVPA; from the coding sequence ATGACTGCCACGACCCAGCGCCTCGCCCGCGTCGTCATCCGCTTCGCCGGAGACTCCGGCGACGGGATGCAGCTGACCGGCGACCGCTTCACCAACGACTCCGCCGTGCTCGGCAACGACCTGTCGACCCTGCCCAACTTCCCCGCCGAGATCCGCGCCCCCCAGGGCACCCTGCCGGGCGTCTCGAGCTTCCAGCTGCACTTCGCCGACCACGACGTGCTCACGCCGGGCGACGAGCCCGACGTGCTCGTCGCCATGAACCCGGCGGCGCTGAAGGCCAACCTGCCCGACCTGCCGCGGGGCGCGACGGTCATCGTCGACACCGACGAGTTCAGCAGACGCAACCTGGCGAAGGTCGGCTACGCCACCTCGCCGCTCGACGACGGCACCCTCGAGGCGTATGCCGTGCACCGGGTGCCGCTCACGTCGATGACGGTCGCCGCGCTCGCCGGCTCCGACCTGACCCGCAAGGACAAGGAGCGGGCGAAGAACATGTTCGCCCTCGGCCTGCTGTCATGGCTCTACACCCGCCCCAGCGAGCCCACCGAGCACTTCCTCACCGCCAAGTTCGGCAACAAGCCCGACCTGTTGTCGGCCAACCTCACCGCCCTGCGCGCGGGGGTGAACTACGGCGAGACCACAGAGGAGTTCGCCGTCCGCTACGAGGTCGGCGCCGCCACCATGCCGGCCGGGCGCTACCGCAACATCACCGGAAACCTCGCGCTGGCGTACGGGCTCGCCACCGCCGCCCACAAGGCGCAGCTGCCGCTCGTGCTCGGGTCCTACCCCATCACCCCCGCGTCCGACATCCTCCACACCCTCTCGGGTCTCAAGCGCTTCGGAGTCACGACGATCCAGGCCGAGGACGAGATCGCGGGCGTGGGCATCGCCCTCGGCGCAGCCTTCGGCGGCGCCATCGGGGTGACGACCACGTCGGGGCCGGGCCTCGCCCTGAAGGCCGAGACCATCGGGCTCGCGGTCTCGCTCGAGCTGCCCCTGGTCGTCGTCGACGTGCAGCGCGGTGGCCCCTCGACGGGGTTGCCGACCAAGACCGAGCAGGCGGACCTGCTCCAGGCCCTCTACGGCCGCAACGGCGAGTCGCCTGTCGCCGTCATCGCACCCCAGTCCCCCTCCGACTGCTTCGACGCGGCCCGCGAGGCCGTGCGCACGGCCACGACCTACCGCACACCGGTGATCCTGCTGTCCGACGGCTACCTCGCCAACGGCTCCGAGCCGTGGCGGCTGCCGGCGGTCGCCGACCTGCCCGACCCACCCGTGCGGCACACCACCGAGCCCAACGCCGTTGATGCCGAAGGCAACCCGATCTTCCACCCCTACCTGCGCGACCCCGAGACACTGGCCCGCCCCTGGGCCGTGCCGGGCGCGCCCGGTCTCGAGCACCGCATCGGTGGCATCGAGAAGGCCGACGTGACGGGCGACATCTCCTACGACCCGGCCAACCACGACCGGATGGTGCGCCTGCGCCAGGCCAAGATCGACGGCATCACCGTGCCCGACCTCGAGGTCGACGACCCCACGGGTGACGCGCGGGTGCTCGTCATCGGCTGGGGCTCGACCTACGGCCCGATCGCCGCTGCGGTGCGCGCTCTGCGCACCGACGGGCACACCGTCGCCCGCACCCACCTGCGCCACCTCGCCCCCTTCCCGTCCAACCTCGGACGGGTGCTGCACGCCTACGACCGGGTGGTGCTGCCGGAGATGAACCTCGGCCAGCTCGCCCTGCTGCTGCGCGGGCGCTACCTCGTCGACATCCACTCGCACACCGCAGTCCGCGGTCTGCCCTTCACCTCGGCCGAGCTCGTCGAGGTGCTGCGGCCGTTCCTGCGCGACACCCACACTCCCGGCACGGAGGTGCCCGCATGA
- a CDS encoding ABC-F family ATP-binding cassette domain-containing protein — protein MSATLVAKDLSGGHAHRTLFEGLDLTVAPGDVVGVVGANGAGKTTLLRLLAGAATPLAGTVTTAPSDAFLGWLPQEHERVPGESVGGYVARRTGATEATEAMEAAAGDLGSDVEGADDVYAVALDHWLACGAADLDDRMPQVLAELGLHVGLDALMTSLSGGQAARAALAALLLSRFDVVLLDEPTNDLDLAGLERLERFIQGLRGGVVLVSHDREFLSRCVTRIVELDLAQHAVSVHDGGYESFLAEREVARRHAREAYDDFASTKADLQGRARTVREWSSKGVRNAMKKSPDNDKIRRAASIDSSEKQARKVRQMESRINRLDEVEEPRKEWVLQFTVGAAPRSSSVVAVANQAVVQRGDFAFGPVSVQVEARQRIGITGPNGAGKTTLLQLLLGRLAADGGSAGLGASVAVGEIDQARSGLADEQSLADAFGEAVPDLAPADRRTLLAKFGLKADQVGSLVGRLSPGERTRAAMALLQARGVNLLVLDEPTNHLDLPAIEQLEEALDSYDGALLLVSHDRRLLETVRLDQRWHVEGGRVSTG, from the coding sequence GTGAGCGCGACCCTGGTGGCCAAGGACCTGTCCGGTGGGCACGCTCACCGAACCCTGTTCGAGGGTCTCGACCTCACGGTCGCTCCCGGGGACGTCGTGGGCGTGGTCGGCGCCAACGGGGCTGGCAAGACCACGCTGCTGCGGCTGCTCGCGGGCGCTGCGACACCGCTGGCGGGCACTGTCACGACGGCTCCCTCCGACGCCTTCCTCGGCTGGCTGCCGCAGGAGCACGAGCGGGTGCCGGGCGAGAGCGTCGGTGGCTACGTGGCGCGGCGCACCGGGGCCACCGAGGCCACCGAGGCGATGGAGGCGGCGGCCGGTGACCTCGGGTCAGACGTCGAGGGCGCCGACGACGTGTATGCCGTGGCCCTCGACCACTGGCTGGCCTGCGGAGCCGCCGACCTCGACGACCGGATGCCGCAGGTGCTCGCCGAGCTGGGGCTCCACGTGGGGCTCGACGCCCTGATGACCTCGTTGTCCGGCGGCCAGGCCGCGCGGGCAGCGCTGGCGGCCCTGCTGCTGAGCCGCTTCGACGTCGTGCTGCTCGACGAGCCGACCAACGACCTCGACCTCGCGGGGCTGGAGCGGCTCGAGCGCTTCATCCAGGGGCTGCGGGGTGGGGTCGTGCTGGTCTCGCACGACCGGGAGTTCCTCTCGCGCTGCGTGACCCGCATCGTCGAGCTCGACCTGGCCCAGCACGCCGTCTCGGTGCACGACGGTGGCTACGAGTCGTTCCTCGCCGAGCGCGAGGTCGCGCGGCGTCACGCGCGCGAGGCCTATGACGACTTCGCCTCCACCAAGGCCGACCTGCAGGGTCGGGCCCGCACGGTGCGCGAGTGGAGCAGCAAGGGCGTGCGCAACGCGATGAAGAAGAGCCCCGACAACGACAAGATCCGCCGGGCCGCGAGCATCGACTCGTCGGAGAAGCAGGCTCGCAAGGTGCGCCAGATGGAGTCGCGCATCAACCGGCTCGACGAGGTGGAGGAGCCCCGCAAGGAGTGGGTGCTGCAGTTCACCGTGGGTGCGGCGCCGCGCTCGAGCTCGGTTGTCGCCGTGGCGAACCAGGCTGTCGTGCAGCGTGGGGACTTCGCCTTCGGGCCGGTGTCGGTGCAGGTCGAGGCACGCCAGCGGATCGGCATCACGGGGCCCAACGGGGCTGGGAAGACGACGCTGCTCCAGCTGCTGCTGGGGCGGTTGGCTGCGGACGGGGGCAGTGCTGGGCTCGGGGCGAGTGTGGCGGTCGGTGAGATCGACCAGGCCCGTAGCGGGTTGGCCGACGAGCAGAGCCTGGCCGACGCCTTCGGTGAGGCGGTGCCCGACCTCGCACCAGCCGACCGGCGCACCCTGCTCGCGAAGTTCGGTCTGAAGGCCGACCAGGTCGGCAGCCTCGTCGGCCGCCTGTCACCGGGAGAGCGCACCCGGGCGGCGATGGCCCTGCTGCAGGCTCGGGGGGTCAACCTGCTCGTGCTCGACGAGCCGACCAACCACCTCGACCTGCCGGCGATCGAGCAGCTCGAGGAGGCGCTGGATTCGTATGACGGGGCGCTGCTGCTCGTCTCGCACGACCGGCGGCTGCTCGAGACGGTGCGGCTCGACCAGCGATGGCACGTCGAGGGTGGGCGGGTTTCGACCGGCTGA
- the ligD gene encoding non-homologous end-joining DNA ligase, with protein MAKATSPAALLEVGDRTVRLSNPDRVYFPAHGWTKLDLAHYYLSVGDGIVRALRDRPCMMHRFPTGLAGEKVHQKRVPAGAPPWLETVRIHFPRWNRTADELCVTELASVIWAVQMSTVEFHPWNSRRDDPERPDEWRIDLDPMPECDLAKTKRVAHVAHEVLDELGITGYPKTSGGSGLHVYVRIEPEWGFPDVRRAALAFAREVERRATGEATTTWWRKDRDPAAVFVDYNQNARDHTIASAYSVRGVPDGTVSTPIAWDEVDDVEPRELTLATVPSRYAAKGDLMAAIDDTAYRLDALLEWAARDERDGVEEPPEPAET; from the coding sequence ATGGCGAAGGCGACGTCCCCCGCGGCCCTGCTCGAGGTCGGCGACCGCACGGTGCGCCTCTCGAACCCCGACCGGGTCTACTTCCCCGCCCACGGCTGGACCAAGCTCGACCTGGCGCACTACTACCTCTCCGTCGGGGACGGCATCGTGCGCGCCCTGCGCGACCGTCCGTGCATGATGCACCGCTTCCCCACCGGCCTCGCCGGCGAGAAGGTGCACCAGAAGCGGGTGCCCGCGGGCGCTCCGCCGTGGCTCGAGACCGTGCGCATCCACTTCCCGCGGTGGAACCGCACGGCCGACGAGCTGTGCGTCACCGAGCTCGCCTCGGTGATCTGGGCGGTCCAGATGTCGACCGTGGAGTTCCACCCGTGGAACAGCCGCCGCGACGACCCTGAGCGGCCGGACGAGTGGCGCATCGACCTCGACCCGATGCCCGAGTGCGACCTCGCGAAGACCAAGCGCGTGGCCCACGTGGCGCACGAGGTGCTCGACGAGCTGGGGATCACCGGCTACCCCAAGACGTCCGGGGGCAGCGGCCTGCACGTCTACGTGCGGATCGAGCCGGAGTGGGGTTTCCCCGACGTGCGACGAGCCGCACTCGCCTTCGCCCGCGAGGTCGAGCGCCGGGCCACCGGGGAGGCGACGACGACGTGGTGGCGCAAGGACCGCGACCCCGCCGCCGTCTTCGTCGACTACAACCAGAACGCCCGCGACCACACGATCGCCAGCGCCTACTCCGTGCGCGGGGTCCCCGACGGCACGGTCTCGACGCCGATCGCGTGGGACGAGGTCGACGACGTCGAGCCCCGTGAGCTCACCCTCGCCACGGTGCCGAGCCGGTATGCCGCCAAGGGCGACCTGATGGCGGCCATCGACGACACGGCATACCGGCTGGATGCCCTGCTGGAGTGGGCTGCTCGCGACGAGCGCGACGGCGTGGAGGAGCCACCGGAGCCTGCCGAGACGTGA
- a CDS encoding alpha/beta fold hydrolase, whose protein sequence is MLDNPFYTPEVQGAYQLHGLGDFALEEGGTIPDLRLAYATYGELNEAKDNAVLIPTWFSGTHQTWEQVYIGEGRALDPTRWFIVVVNQIGNGLSTSPHNTDGAVAMSRFPHVTIGDDVVAQQRLLSELFGVERLALVVGGSMGAQQTWEWAVRFPERVERAAPIAGTAQNTPHDYLFTKALLEAITSDPGWNGGEYASNADVHAGLARHAGIWAVMGLSTEFWKTEFWRGIQVPDYQFTSRDDFMTNFMEAVFGAMDPNALLVMGRKWQHGDVTRHTGGDLAAALGRITARTMVMPIDEDMFFPVRDCAAEQALVPDSELRVLPSVAGHFGLFGFEQTYLDAVDNGLRDLLATPARAGSEGE, encoded by the coding sequence ATGCTCGACAACCCCTTCTACACGCCCGAGGTCCAGGGGGCCTACCAGCTGCACGGCCTGGGGGACTTCGCCCTCGAGGAGGGCGGCACCATCCCGGACCTCCGGCTGGCCTACGCGACCTACGGCGAGCTCAACGAGGCCAAGGACAACGCCGTCCTCATCCCCACGTGGTTCTCCGGGACGCACCAGACGTGGGAGCAGGTCTACATCGGCGAGGGTCGGGCGCTCGACCCGACGCGCTGGTTCATCGTCGTCGTCAACCAGATCGGCAACGGACTGTCGACCTCGCCGCACAACACCGACGGAGCCGTGGCCATGTCGCGCTTCCCGCACGTGACGATCGGTGATGACGTCGTCGCCCAGCAGCGGCTGCTGAGCGAGCTGTTCGGTGTCGAGCGGCTGGCCCTGGTGGTGGGCGGGTCGATGGGGGCGCAGCAGACCTGGGAGTGGGCGGTCCGCTTCCCCGAGCGGGTCGAGCGCGCGGCGCCGATCGCCGGCACGGCGCAGAACACCCCGCACGACTACCTCTTCACGAAGGCGCTCCTCGAGGCCATCACGTCCGACCCCGGCTGGAACGGCGGGGAGTACGCGTCGAACGCCGACGTACACGCCGGGCTCGCCCGGCACGCGGGCATCTGGGCCGTCATGGGGCTCTCGACGGAGTTCTGGAAGACCGAGTTCTGGCGCGGCATCCAGGTGCCCGACTACCAGTTCACCAGCCGCGACGACTTCATGACCAACTTCATGGAGGCCGTCTTCGGCGCCATGGACCCCAATGCCCTGCTGGTGATGGGCCGGAAGTGGCAGCACGGCGACGTCACCCGGCACACCGGGGGCGACCTGGCCGCGGCGCTGGGGCGGATCACCGCCCGCACGATGGTGATGCCGATCGACGAGGACATGTTCTTCCCCGTGCGCGACTGCGCGGCCGAGCAGGCCCTGGTGCCCGACAGCGAGCTGCGGGTGCTGCCCAGCGTCGCCGGTCACTTCGGGCTCTTCGGCTTCGAGCAGACCTACCTCGACGCCGTCGACAACGGGCTGCGCGACCTCCTGGCCACCCCCGCCCGAGCGGGGAGCGAGGGGGAATAG
- a CDS encoding NADPH-dependent F420 reductase: MTTIGLIGSGHIGSTVARLAVAAGHDVVLSNSRGPETLADLVAELGPHARAATALEAAQAGDVVVVTIPLKAYESVPTEPLVGKVVIDTNNYYPQRDGQFPGLDDGSTTSSELLQQHLPQSHVVKAFNNINFAHLGGLARPTGADDRSALVIAGDDTGAKQTVTALLDELGYDTLDAGALSEGRRFEPNTPAYGVPYFDPEADASDADPTKGIMPPASTTTVDDLRAALAAFGG, encoded by the coding sequence ATGACAACCATCGGCCTCATCGGCAGTGGACACATCGGCAGCACGGTCGCACGACTCGCCGTGGCGGCGGGCCACGACGTCGTGCTGAGCAACTCGCGGGGCCCCGAGACCCTCGCCGACCTCGTCGCCGAGCTCGGCCCGCACGCTCGTGCGGCGACCGCCCTCGAGGCGGCGCAGGCCGGTGACGTGGTGGTCGTGACCATCCCGCTCAAGGCCTACGAGAGCGTGCCCACCGAGCCCCTCGTCGGCAAGGTCGTGATCGACACCAACAACTACTACCCGCAGCGTGACGGGCAGTTCCCCGGTCTCGATGACGGCTCGACGACTTCGAGCGAGCTGCTGCAGCAGCACCTGCCGCAGTCGCACGTCGTCAAGGCGTTCAACAACATCAACTTCGCCCACCTCGGCGGCCTCGCCCGCCCGACGGGTGCCGACGACCGCAGCGCGCTCGTCATCGCCGGTGACGACACGGGGGCCAAGCAGACGGTGACCGCCCTGCTCGACGAGCTGGGCTACGACACCCTCGACGCCGGAGCGCTCTCCGAGGGTCGGCGCTTCGAGCCCAACACCCCGGCATACGGTGTGCCGTACTTCGACCCCGAGGCCGACGCCTCGGACGCCGACCCGACGAAGGGGATCATGCCACCCGCCAGCACGACGACGGTCGACGACCTGCGCGCTGCCCTGGCGGCCTTCGGAGGCTGA
- a CDS encoding Gfo/Idh/MocA family oxidoreductase: MPVIRFGLVGAGPWAERFHAPMIAGSPGVELAGVWARRAEAAVALAAPYGARVSSSYDDLLAHCDAVAFAVPPDVQADLAPRAARAGRHLLLEKPLAFTVAGAQEIVDAVDAAGVTSLLMVRNRFDPAVVELLHASAEVVTRGVVARFVSGAALPGETFATPWRQERGALFDLAPHALDLIEALLGPVEGITATGDPKRWVGVTTRHTGGAVGQVALSLTVPGVEGQLRLDLVHDGGVTSLGPLLPDEDETVPRAIMAAFVGAVASGRSHELDAHRGLMIQRLLEGAGATG, translated from the coding sequence GTGCCGGTGATCCGCTTCGGGCTCGTGGGAGCCGGGCCGTGGGCCGAGCGCTTCCACGCCCCGATGATCGCGGGCTCCCCAGGAGTCGAGCTGGCGGGCGTGTGGGCTCGCCGGGCCGAGGCGGCGGTGGCGCTCGCGGCTCCCTACGGAGCCCGGGTGAGCTCGTCGTACGACGACCTGCTCGCCCACTGCGACGCGGTCGCCTTCGCCGTGCCCCCCGACGTGCAGGCCGACCTCGCTCCCCGGGCGGCGCGGGCGGGTCGGCACCTCCTGCTCGAGAAGCCGCTGGCCTTCACGGTGGCGGGGGCGCAGGAGATCGTCGACGCCGTCGACGCGGCGGGGGTGACGAGCCTGCTGATGGTGCGCAACCGCTTCGACCCGGCCGTCGTCGAGCTGCTGCACGCGAGTGCCGAGGTCGTCACGCGCGGGGTCGTCGCCCGTTTCGTGTCCGGGGCCGCCCTGCCGGGCGAGACCTTCGCGACGCCGTGGCGTCAGGAGCGGGGCGCGCTGTTCGACCTCGCGCCGCACGCGCTCGACCTCATCGAGGCGCTCCTCGGGCCGGTCGAGGGGATCACCGCGACCGGCGACCCGAAGCGGTGGGTGGGGGTAACCACCCGGCACACCGGAGGCGCCGTCGGGCAGGTCGCCCTGTCGCTCACCGTGCCGGGCGTCGAGGGGCAGCTGCGGCTCGATCTCGTCCACGACGGGGGCGTGACGTCGCTGGGGCCGCTGCTCCCCGACGAGGACGAGACCGTGCCCAGGGCGATCATGGCCGCCTTCGTCGGGGCGGTGGCATCGGGACGCTCGCACGAGCTCGACGCGCACCGCGGGCTGATGATCCAGCGGCTGCTGGAGGGGGCGGGCGCTACCGGCTGA
- a CDS encoding NADP-dependent oxidoreductase, translated as MTTRSVAPQGFGGPEQLSLTTSPTAEPQAGEVRLAVRAIGVNPIDWKLYSGAFGTHPGMLAAIGSDLAGTVEALGADVTGWSLGDAVVVASLPGSAYADHVIAPVELLVAKPESVSFEVAAGVGVVAGTAVHALETVHLGDGETLLLHGGAGGVGGLVVQLATRRGARVIATASAGNHDYLRGLGAEPVLYGEGLEQRVRDLAPEGVDAAIDAVGTDEALDTSVALVADRSRVVTIAGFARVAELGIVAIGGGPGADPGTEVRAAAVPEVLALLASGEVELPVARTYPLEQTEQAHRDSMDGHTRGKLVVVP; from the coding sequence ATGACCACACGCAGCGTCGCACCCCAGGGCTTCGGCGGGCCCGAGCAGCTCTCCCTGACCACGTCTCCCACGGCCGAGCCCCAGGCCGGCGAGGTGAGGCTCGCCGTCCGCGCCATCGGCGTCAACCCCATCGACTGGAAGCTCTACTCCGGCGCCTTCGGCACCCACCCCGGCATGCTCGCGGCCATCGGGTCGGATCTCGCCGGCACCGTCGAGGCCCTGGGCGCCGACGTGACCGGCTGGAGCCTCGGGGACGCCGTCGTCGTCGCCTCGCTGCCGGGATCGGCCTACGCCGACCACGTGATCGCGCCGGTCGAGCTGCTGGTCGCCAAGCCCGAGAGCGTCTCCTTCGAGGTGGCTGCGGGAGTCGGGGTCGTCGCCGGCACGGCCGTGCACGCCCTCGAGACCGTCCACCTCGGCGACGGCGAGACGCTGCTGCTCCACGGCGGCGCCGGCGGGGTCGGCGGCCTCGTCGTGCAGCTGGCCACCCGTCGCGGGGCCCGGGTGATCGCGACAGCGAGCGCGGGTAACCACGACTACCTGCGAGGCCTCGGCGCTGAGCCGGTGCTCTACGGAGAAGGACTCGAGCAGCGGGTGCGCGACCTCGCCCCCGAGGGTGTCGACGCCGCGATCGACGCCGTCGGCACCGACGAGGCCCTCGACACGAGCGTGGCCCTCGTGGCCGACCGCTCCCGCGTCGTCACCATCGCCGGGTTCGCCCGCGTCGCCGAGCTCGGGATCGTCGCCATCGGTGGCGGCCCCGGTGCCGACCCCGGCACCGAGGTGCGCGCAGCCGCCGTTCCGGAGGTGCTGGCGCTGCTGGCCAGCGGAGAGGTCGAGCTGCCCGTAGCCCGCACCTACCCGCTCGAGCAGACCGAGCAGGCGCACCGCGACAGCATGGACGGGCACACCCGGGGCAAGCTCGTCGTCGTGCCGTGA
- a CDS encoding acyl-CoA dehydrogenase family protein, whose amino-acid sequence MSANETLRGTFAHPSDFYRYEDLLDERERERLTALREFLELRVRPVADDHWERGEFPHHLVPALKDLRIAGSTYAGFTPDGGEPMTRLFDGFVALEMSRVDQSFGTFWGVHTGLAFASIFHCGSEAQRQRWLPAMLDFTSIGAFALTEPDHGSDVAGGLETTARRVDGGWVLDGAKRWIGNATFADEIVVWAKQEGGDDDGEVAGFVVARETPGVVTTKIEGKIALRAVQNADITLTDVHVPDDRRLEQARTFADTANVLRITRGGVAWGAVGLQMGAYERALAYTQERQQFGRPLASFQLVQDHLATMLANITCSLGLVVRLAQMQDAGLEQEEHAALAKATTSTLMRQTVARAREVMGGNGIVLGHGVARFFADAEAVYSYEGTREVNQLIVGRAVTGHSAFV is encoded by the coding sequence GTGAGCGCCAACGAGACGTTGAGGGGCACCTTCGCCCATCCATCCGACTTCTACCGGTATGAAGACCTCCTCGACGAGCGGGAGCGGGAGCGCCTGACGGCGCTGCGCGAGTTCCTCGAGCTGCGGGTGCGGCCGGTGGCCGACGACCACTGGGAGCGGGGAGAGTTCCCGCACCACCTCGTCCCGGCGCTGAAGGACCTGCGGATCGCGGGGTCGACCTACGCGGGCTTCACCCCTGACGGCGGTGAGCCGATGACGCGGCTCTTCGACGGCTTCGTCGCGCTCGAGATGTCGCGGGTCGACCAGTCGTTCGGCACGTTCTGGGGGGTGCACACCGGGCTGGCCTTCGCCAGCATCTTCCACTGCGGATCCGAGGCGCAGCGGCAGCGGTGGCTGCCGGCGATGCTCGACTTCACGAGCATCGGGGCCTTCGCCCTCACCGAGCCCGACCACGGGTCCGACGTCGCGGGCGGGCTCGAGACGACCGCGCGACGGGTCGACGGCGGCTGGGTGCTCGACGGGGCGAAGCGGTGGATCGGCAACGCGACCTTCGCCGACGAGATCGTGGTCTGGGCCAAGCAGGAGGGGGGTGACGACGACGGCGAGGTGGCCGGCTTCGTCGTCGCCCGCGAGACGCCCGGGGTCGTCACCACCAAGATCGAGGGCAAGATCGCCCTGCGCGCAGTGCAGAACGCCGACATCACCCTCACCGACGTGCACGTGCCGGACGACCGGCGGCTGGAGCAGGCTCGCACCTTCGCCGACACGGCCAACGTCCTGCGGATCACCCGCGGGGGGGTCGCCTGGGGCGCCGTCGGTCTGCAAATGGGCGCCTACGAGCGGGCGCTCGCCTACACGCAGGAGCGTCAGCAGTTCGGCCGGCCGCTCGCCTCCTTCCAGCTCGTGCAGGACCACCTCGCGACCATGCTCGCCAACATCACCTGCTCGCTCGGCCTCGTCGTGCGTCTGGCCCAGATGCAGGACGCCGGCCTCGAGCAGGAGGAGCACGCAGCCCTAGCCAAGGCCACCACCTCGACCCTGATGCGCCAGACGGTCGCCCGGGCCCGCGAGGTGATGGGCGGCAACGGCATCGTGCTCGGGCACGGGGTCGCCCGCTTCTTCGCCGACGCCGAGGCGGTCTACTCCTACGAGGGCACCCGCGAGGTCAACCAGCTCATCGTCGGGCGGGCGGTGACGGGGCACAGCGCCTTCGTGTGA